In a genomic window of Bicyclus anynana chromosome 5, ilBicAnyn1.1, whole genome shotgun sequence:
- the LOC112051784 gene encoding uncharacterized protein LOC112051784, whose product MHIAQVGFVKGRNVVHTISKNTSCNSGWLRLVVQTIFGTLIVSSFVLIMLMVVGKPTPRPPSASRCSVTNCRVVCTNAPYYGDYEEDIINAASDADVLCESIALKLIGPTFKNFQIPSNWLWSMNPNVRELAIYGGNLKQISSDAFMSPFGRNIKLLILEEIEINVWEKDMLIGLSSLEKLILRDCILLDIRKAALSPFHDSLKFLEIKANNYYWDPINVTGSTTLAELTIVDFSTNNFHDFLGNTSFSQLNACEVLFLNDCHITSLNPGTFDYMESLEILYLNNNLLVTVPVGLFDRMLPYQPRIALQDNLWHCECSRKDIRHIVRKELLIVDPICHTPATIAGMTFTDFEGYCEVQQQKDESVEQRISKSNPEVKVRSNIMYMNGACHENISSEVNQATLRVKAISEDQQNCLLNRINFQDMQTVSNNSNGHLNDNWIKPVFFVENDPYSMVEITSIALPGYGLLWYQSTCADTIYCVNTVPHTLKVFNVHLENFLTFCPFNLSSGAVMISDCLSYNLANIGINRNHTYHYHELIWFISLSVGCLLCGAICVYGMIHKNPTLLKGSKRVLIVKHRSVDALILPPKVPIRNLKTESNLATDSNIFANNKIFILPNKQTLTSPNFDRSISIKSNVSNDATYISALQPTEEQLTEWRSKQVDTFSSDFSMIPYTSMYEKESLPYYSFDKEERVYEVPK is encoded by the exons ATGCATATAGCTCAAGTTGGTTTTGTCAAGGGACGGAACGTGGTGCACACAATTTCCAA GAATACATCTTGCAACAGCGGATGGCTTCGTCTGGTTGTTCAGACCATCTTTGGCACACTTATTGTGTCCAGTTTTGTGCTCATTATGTTGATGGTTGTCGGGAAACCTACCCCAAGGCCACCATCTGCGTCTCGGTGCTCTGTTACGAATTGCCGAGTTGTGTGCACTAACGCTCCTTACTACGGAGACTATGAAGAGGACATCATAAATGCCGCTTCA GATGCAGACGTACTTTGTGAAAGTATAGCTTTAAAGTTAATCGGACcaactttcaaaaattttcaaataccgTCAAATTGGCTTTGGAGCATGAACCCGAACGTTCGAGAACTAGCCATTTATGGGGGAAATCttaaacaaatatcatccgaTGCATTTATGAGTCCATTTGGTAGAAACATTAAGCTTTTAATTCTCGAAGAAATAGAAATCAACGTATGGGAGAAAGATATGTTAATAGGACTTTCGAGTTTAGAAAAGTTGATTCTAAGGGATTGCATACTCTTGGATATAAGAAAAGCTGCTTTATCTCCATTTCATGATAGCTTGAAGTTCTTAGaaataaaagcaaataattattattgggaCCCCATAAATGTCACAGGGTCTACAACCCTCGCGGAATTGACTATAGTGGATTTTTCAACTAATAATTTCCATGACTTTCTCGGCAATACAAGCTTTTCTCAGCTAAATGCATGCGAAGTTTTGTTTTTGAACGATTGTCATATAACTTCACTTAATCCCGGTACATTCGATTACATGGAGAGCTTAGAGATTCTGTATCTTAACAATAATCTGTTAGTCACTGTTCCAGTTGGTTTATTTGATAGAATGTTACCATATCAACCAAGAATTGCTTTACAAGATAACTTATGGCATTGTGAATGTTCAAGAAAAGATATAAGACACATTGTCCGAAAAGAACTATTAATTGTTGACCCTATTTGTCACACACCAGCTACAATAGCAGGAATGACATTTACAGATTTTGAAGGGTACTGTGAAGTGCAGCAGCAGAAAGATGAATCTGTTGAGCAAAGAATTTCTAAATCAAATCCAGAAGTTAAAGTTAGATCTAACATCATGTATATGAATGGTGCTTGTCATGAAAATATTTCATCAGAGGTTAACCAAGCGACATTGAGAGTAAAAGCAATTTCTGAAGATCAACAGAACTGTTTATTGAACAGAATAAACTTTCAAGATATGCAAACAGTTTCAAATAATAGTAATGGACATCTAAATGATAATTGGATAAAACCAGTATTTTTTGTGGAAAATGACCCATACTCCATGGTTGAAATAACTTCAATAGCATTACCAGGATATGGTTTGCTATGGTACCAGTCGACTTGTGCTGACACTATTTACTGTGTTAACACCGTACCACACACACTGAAAGTATTCAATGTGCACTTGGAAAACTTCTTAACGTTCTGTCCATTTAACTTATCATCTGGTGCAGTCATGATTTCAGATTGTTTGTCTTACAACTTAGCAAACATAGGAATCAATAGAAATCATACTTACCATTATCACGAACTTATTTGGTTCATCAGTTTGTCTGTAGGCTGTCTTTTATGTGGTGCAATTTGTGTTTACGGAATGATACACAAAAATCCCACGCTTTTAAAAGGTAGTAAAAGAGTTTTGATTGTTAAACATAGATCAGTTGATGCGTTGATTCTACCACCGAAAGTGCCCATAAGAAATCTAAAAACTGAATCGAATTTAGCTACGGATAGCAATATATTtgcgaataataaaatattcattttgccAAATAAACAGACATTAACAAGTCCAAACTTTGATCGTTCTATTTCGATTAAAAGTAATGTTAGCAACGATGCGACTTACATATCAGCATTGCAACCTACTGAAGAACAATTAACTGAATGGCGTTCTAAACAAGTAGATACATTTTCGTCTGACTTCAGTATGATTCCTTATACCAGCATGTACGAAAAAGAGTCTTTGCCTTATTACTCTTTTGATAAAGAAGAAAGGGTATATGAAGTtcctaaataa
- the LOC112051788 gene encoding slit homolog 1 protein has product MVPRWLLACCVVLLARPAHPQGAQQCPPQTTITPCSCTVKKNGLDILCEFTEQQHIQKAMNTLRSKPMIIFYLKLRHNNLAKLPSYIFLSLDIRHLTVHNSSLAVIEDSSLSSIGNKLTQLDVSQNNLATIPTSSFTHLNHLLILNMNHNKVTAIHNRAFLGLDTLEILTLYENKISVVDGEAFKGLEKKLKRLNLGGNELTAVPQKALALLENLKKLEMQENRITSISEGDFAGLRNLDSLGLAHNQLREVPANVFSHLNFLNSLELEGNQIQRIDEKAFAGLEENLQYLRLGDNRLHEIPSEALRPLHRLRHLDLRSNNITYISEDAFTGYGDSITFLNMQKNMVHQLPTMGFDNLNSLETLNLQNNKLQHIPEEIMEPILDTLRVVDIMDNPLICDCDLAWYEFWLAGLRDRDDEMMQKKRTICTMVSEHREYSVAKMPLEKMNCLRKPGYGRPNSATYTSPMLATNVAIAVITRLF; this is encoded by the exons ATGGTGCCCCGTTGGTTGTTGGCCTGCTGCGTGGTGCTGCTGGCGCGGCCAGCACACCCGCAGGGCGCGCAGCAGTGTCCGCCGCAGACCACCATCACCCCCTGCAGCTGTACCGTCAAGAAGAACGGCCTCGACATCCTCTGCGAGTTCACTGAACAGCAACACATACAGAAG GCGATGAACACTTTACGATCCAAGCCCATGATCATATTCTATTTAAAGTTACGACACAACAACCTTGCGAAATTGCCGTCGTACATATTCCTGAGTCTGGACATCCGCCATCTTACCGTTCATAACAGTAGCTTGGCAGTTATTGAAGACTCCTCACTTAGTTCTATTG GCAACAAGTTGACTCAACTCGACGTGTCTCAGAACAACCTGGCGACGATCCCGACGTCGTCGTTCACGCATCTTAATCACCTGCTTATCCTGAACATGAATCACAATAAG GTGACAGCGATCCACAACAGAGCCTTCCTCGGTCTGGACACTTTGGAGATACTAACTTtgtacgaaaataaaatatcggtCGTAGACGGCGAAGCTTTTAAGGGCTTGGAGAA AAAACTAAAGCGCTTGAACCTCGGAGGGAACGAGTTAACAGCTGTGCCGCAAAAGGCTCTCGCTTTGCTCGAGAACTTGAAAAAGCTCGAGATGCAGGAAAACCGTATTACGTCTATTTCAGAAGGGGATTTTGCAG GTTTGCGTAACTTGGATTCATTGGGTCTGGCGCACAACCAGCTCCGAGAGGTTCCAGCTAATGTGTTCTCCCACTTGAACTTCCTCAACTCTTTGGAACTGGAAGGCAACCAGATTCAACGAATTGACGAAAAGGCTTTCGCTGGATTAGAAG aaaatCTGCAATATTTACGACTTGGAGACAATCGCTTGCACGAGATCCCATCAGAAGCTCTGCGGCCTTTGCATCGCTTGCGTCATTTGGATCTCCGTTCGAACAATATCACCTACATAAGCGAAGATGCTTTCACGGGCTACGGGGATTCAATCACTTTCCTCAATATGCAAAAGAACAT GGTTCATCAACTGCCGACGATGGGTTTCGACAACCTCAACTCTTTGGAGACGCTCAACTTACAGAACAACAAGCTCCAACACATCCCTGAGGAGATCATGGAGCCCATACTTGACACGCTTCGTGTGGTTGACATTATGG ATAACCCGTTAATCTGCGACTGCGATCTGGCATGGTACGAATTCTGGCTGGCCGGTCTGCGCGACCGAGACGATGAGATGATGCAGAAGAAACGCACCATCTGCACCATGGTAAGCGAACACCGGGAGTACAGTGTCGCGAAGATGCCCCTTGAGAAAATGAATTGCTTAAGAAAACCGGGGTACGGTAGACCCAACAGCGCAACCTATACGAGTCCAATGTTAGCAACGAACGTTGCTATCGCTGTCATCACTAGgttattttag